A region from the Cannabis sativa cultivar Pink pepper isolate KNU-18-1 chromosome 9, ASM2916894v1, whole genome shotgun sequence genome encodes:
- the LOC115722530 gene encoding kinesin-like protein KIN-12C isoform X1: MAKERSNFRLEANENEFETDSDVGIHFPPPRTPLNTIADPAQFHSRRHSYSDRKIDYGNATPPRLSRVVSGAGAKVKTASKAALLSSSLSSSSTSCEVELPHFELQHDSTFWADHNVQVLIRIRPLSRLESHATCLRQESPHTLVWLGHPETRFTFDHVASPTISQETLFRVAGLPMVENCLSGYNACMFAYGQTGSGKTYTMMGEISQIQENLNLDSGLTPRIFEYLFKRISAEEESRREEQLKYSCKCSFLEIYNEQITDLLEPSSTNLHLREDLNKGVYVENLTEYVVRNVNDVVKLLLQGAANRKVAATRMNSESSRSHSVFTCTIESRWTKDSLAHFRFSRLNLVDLAGSERQKSSGAEGDRLKEAANINKSLSTLGLVIMSLVDLAHGKHRHVPYRDSRLTFLLQDSLGGNSKTTIIANVSPSLCSVNETLSTLKFAQRAKLIQNNAKVNEDASGDVNALQRQIQQLKGQLSFLTKHNYIAKSLPSSVPSAQESRFSDLSEEHDSLGDNTESEHQVFHPAQNKIKTLEATLLGALRREKMSETAMRKLEDELENMKCLARQKEEDAQHSKTMLKFREEEIKRLELLINGKFSAEEYLVEENKVLKEEIQLLRAGMNRNPESTQFSVENNRLREQLQTFQNFYEHGERESLLTEVSELRNQLLGLLEEKVPSCIYTKNQDEDAAKELEDCRIMNSKLMRDVEELQTELRNHLNCNQAASDSVESIFMQSDMNEMASYIQTNDKALQNELLGLHDLDRENNGLVEESNKDIERMVLQAKLDRMTKDLEEVRLLNSHFQEEKTLEFSCNQSAELVREQVEMETARTILQLQEEVDAVQCKLDERLFVMTQENTKLQNIIAAKEEEIKAVNTEWEKATLELTGFLADGSKSLKNVSNQIESIAHSFPQANLWISEHVQRAARIYVEKEESILQLKKSLEDAQNTVTDMVQKLSSLKGATLALTEFPESDNHAISDEHVSMLLNDKINMVKLEEKLNFMEAQVVEAEKCATLASIVMSWLFENQKVALKNEAKCIDSPAKMANLEISKALLVEDVMAEAELTGLEIFESKNAMLELKDQFKNFDQCTDDTQSVKAFNNQNFKNQCHMLHQIRDELTKANCRLKVIEDFVHAEVNVFECSANNDDIVHADVWSSDCSSSSSDFSIESVASGNLSDVSSPICSSTSPNKQTEQMMLKTEVSTPPSSHQHSESSNMPLEFNEATNLHLKKELKVLIDAFALLHIRVIKLFNGLEFGVSADQEDLKQLIPSSDSTLEKANVYYDYTRKVSADEKTEHATRFMTKFEEAHATIKEADFMLNALVEANENAMQLTGVWKHTGEELMIERANLIKEVEHLKSTILVKENENKLLHDEANCSLVEIASSLSSLEECYMQLKNDEEKLTATYSDVFSMGMEMLQFISNSRSFLEDICLEIVGKNFAAFILYQCSVGGLISKIRSSNVETDTGRFTHEESNAVVNKLQSICSNDGDKTIITSNKLVAEGTQKEVKSSMEGNDMCSSNDYMINENLALKKELERKEVVLEGLLFDFSLLQELTSDKKDIKEESEKIVCSLSQVQLELEAKSRQLDELLVQHKKLEGRLIDTEEALVLSDSNLADANGTIDILSDQNAELKMILKELYLKKSEVEGQLEEQKEIVSSLEEELLQLTSSIDRRIEDNLRRVTSEKDQLQDEVQSLNDKLEMAYALVDEKEAIIVEARQVSEACKIYAEQKEDEVKILERSIEELESTINVLEKKVFEMDDEVEQHRLSRDSLELELNALKQRLLTVENLTEDLDSENLNVEHSENQIYRQLHNKALELHQAQSRIKLLEEERDEQDKEINQYKEYITELMLHADAQASQYQQKYKTLEAMVREVKIDSTSSTSTVPTLNKADKSSVRTRGSSSPFKCISSIVQQMSVERDQELSSARFRIEELEAIAASRQKEVCMLNTRLAAAESMTHDVIRDLLGVKLDMNNFANLMDHYQIKKLVEDVHQQTEDFQEKEEELARLRKQIKDLNDERESCILEMNMKEDNLLNAQITAEQLQERQSFLSKENEMLKRDKAKLKEKITELDEMVKTLLGTKSKQEPTHSHQTSLTKQKKLKSVVDDGGDFSKRLEQSEKLLSRVNGELAQYYKSHGEGTSNNRKKNQVG, encoded by the exons ATGGCGAAAGAACGCTCCAATTTCCGATTGGAAGCGAACGAGAACGAATTCGAGACCGACAGTGATGTCGGGATTCATTTTCCTCCTCCTCGAACGCCTCTCAACACCATTGCCGATCCAGCTCAGTTTCATTCCCGTCGACATTCCTATTCCGATAGAAAGATCGATTACGGCAATGCAACTCCTCCAAGGCTGAGTCGTGTAGTTTCTGGAGCTGGAGCAAAGGTGAAGACTGCCTCTAAAGCTGCGCTGTTATCATCATCGTTGTCTTCTTCTTCTACTTCGTGTGAGGTCGAATTGCCGCATTTTGAGCTACAGCACGATTCTACTTTCTGGGCCGATCATAATGTACAGGTTCTGATTAGAATTCGACCTTTGAGTAGGTTGGAGAGTCACGCTACTTGTTTGAGGCAGGAATCACCACACACTTTAGTTTGGCTTGGTCATCCTGAAACTCGATTTACATTCGATCATGTTGCTTCTCCTACTATCTCACAG GAAACCCTCTTTCGGGTTGCTGGACTTCCCATGGTGGAGAATTGCTTGTCTGGTTACAATGCTTGCATGTTTGCTTACGGTCAG ACTGGCAGCGGCAAAACCTATACCATGATGGGGGAGATATCCCAGATTCAAGAAAATCTCAATCTAGATTCTGGTCTAACTCCCCGAATTTTCGAATATTTGTTTAAGAGGATTTCTGCG GAGGAAGAAAGCAGAAGAGAGGAACAGTTGAAGTACAGCTGCAAATGTTCTTTTCTCGAGATATACAACGAGCAAATTACTGATCTTTTGGAGCCTTCCTCAACTAATTTGCAT CTCAGAGAAGACTTGAACAAAGGTGTATATGTTGAAAATCTTACAGAGTACGTTGTCAGGAACGTTAATGATGTGGTCAAGCttttgcttcag GGTGCTGCAAACAGAAAAGTGGCAGCTACACGTATGAACAGTGAGAGCAGCCGATCCCACAGTGTTTTCACTTGTACTATTGAGAGCCGCTGGACTAAGGATTCCTTGGCCCATTTTAGATTTTCCAGGTTGAATTTAGTTGATCTAGCTGGTTCTGAGAg GCAGAAAAGCTCTGGAGCAGAAGGTGATCGTTTAAAGGAAGCAGCAAATATCAACAAATCTTTATCAACCCTTGG CTTGGTGATAATGTCTCTAGTGGATTTAGCACATGGGAAACATAGACATGTTCCCTACAGAGATTCAAGACTTACATTTTTACTTCAG GACTCTCTCGGTGGAAACTCAAAAACCACTATTATTGCAAATGTCAGCCCATCTCTATG TTCGGTTAATGAAACACTTAGCACTCTGAAGTTTGCTCAGCGTGCCAAACTTATTCAGAATAAT GCTAAAGTAAACGAAGATGCTTCAGGTGATGTAAATGCCCTTCAGCGGCAAATCCAACAGTTAAAG GGTCAATTGTCCTTTCTAACGAAGCACAACTACATTGCAAAGTCTTTACCAAGTTCTGTGCCAAGTGCTCAAGAATCTAGATTCAGTGACTTGTCTGAGGAACATGATTCTCTAGGTGATAACACAGAGTCCGAGCATCAAGTGTTTCATCCTGCTCAAAACAAG ATAAAAACATTGGAAGCTACTTTACTTGGGGCGTTAAGGAGAGAAAAAATGTCAGAGACTGCAATGCGGAAGTTAGAAGATGAACTTGAAAACATGAAATGTTTG GCACGCCAAAAAGAAGAGGATGCTCAACACAGCAAAACTATGCTAAAGTTTCGTGAAGAAGAAATTAAACGTCTTGAATTGTTGATAAATGGAAAGTTTTCTGCTGAAGAGTATCTTGTGGAAGAAAATAAGGTTTTAAAGGAAGAGATTCAGCTGCTTCGAGCAGGAATGAACAGAAACCCAGAATCCACCCAGTTTTCTGTTGAGAATAATAGACTTCGAGAGCAATTACAAAC GTTCCAAAACTTTTATGAACATGGAGAGCGAGAATCATTGTTAACTGAAGTGTCAGAATTACGCAATCAG CTTCTTGGTTTGCTGGAAGAAAAGGTTCCATCATGCATATATACTAAAAATCAG GATGAGGATGCAGCAAAGGAGTTGGAAGATTGCAGGATTATGAATTCCAAACTAATGag AGATGTTGAAGAACTACAAACAGAATTAAGAAATCATCTGAATTGCAATCAAGCTGCCTCTGATTCT GTTGAGAGTATATTTATGCAAAGTGACATGAATGAGATGGCATCTTATATCCAAACAAATGACAAGGCTTTGCAAAATGAATTATTGGGACTCCATGATTTAGATAGAGAAAACAATGGTCTGGTAGAAGAAAGCAACAAAGATATTGAAAGAATGGTCTTGCAAGCCAAGTTGGATAGAATGACTAAGGACCTAGAAGAGGTAAGGCTACTCAATAGCCATTTTCAAGAGGAGAAAACATTGGAGTTTTCTTGCAACCAATCAGCCGAACTAGTTCGTGAACAAGTTGAGATGGAGACAGCTAGGACAATTCTTCAATTACAAGAAGAGGTTGATGCAGTTCAGTGCAAACTTGATGAGAGATTATTTGTTATGACTCAAGAAAATACAAAGCTACAAAACATTATTGCAGCTAAAGAGGAAGAAATTAAGGCAGTAAATACAGAGTGGGAAAAGGCAACCTTAGAGCTAACAGGCTTCCTAGCTGATGGCTCTAAATCCCTGAAAAATGTCTCCAACCAAATAGAAAGCATTGCCCATTCATTTCCTCAAGCTAATCTTTGGATTAGCGAACATGTCCAGAGAGCTGCTAGAATTTATGTTGAGAAGGAAGAATCAATTCTGCAGCTCAAGAAGAGCTTGGAAGATGCACAAAACACAGTAACGGACATGGTGCAAAAGCTAAGTTCCTTAAAAGGTGCAACGTTGGCTTTAACTGAATTCCCAGAGTCAGATAATCATGCAATCTCTGACGAACATGTTAGCATGTTGTTGAATGATAAGATCAACATGGTTAAGTTAGAGGAAAAACTCAATTTCATGGAGGCTCAGGTTGTTGAAGCAGAAAAATGTGCTACTCTTGCGTCCATTGTAATGAGTTGGCTCTTTGAAAATCAAAAGGTTGCCCTCAAAAATGAAGCGAAATGTATTGACTCTCCTGCGAAAATGGCCAATCTCGAAATCTCAAAGGCTCTTTTAGTGGAAGATGTTATGGCTGAAGCTGAGTTGACCGGGTTAGAAATATTTGAGTCCAAAAATGCTATGTTGGAACTCAAAGATCAATTCAAGAATTTCGACCAATGTACAGATGATACACAATCAGTTAAAGCATTCAATAATCAGAACTTCAAAAATCAGTGCCATATGCTGCATCAAATAAGAGATGAACTTACCAAAGCAAATTGCAGACTTAAAGTAATTGAAGACTTTGTTCATGCTGAAGTAAATGTATTTGAATGCTCTGCGAATAATGACGACATAGTACATGCAGATGTATGGAGTTCTGATTGTTCTTCATCAAGCTCTGATTTTTCAATTGAAAGTGTGGCTTCCGGAAACTTATCAGATGTTTCTTCACCTATCTGCTCGTCCACGTCACCCAATAAACAAACTGAGCAAATGATGTTGAAAACTGAAGTCTCAACGCCTCCATCTAGTCATCAACATTCAGAAAGTTCAAATATGCCTTTGGAATTTAATGAAGCAACAAATTTACACCTTAAAAAAGAACTAAAGGTGCTAATTGATGCTTTTGCCCTGCTACATATTCGTGTAATCAAACTATTTAATGGTTTGGAGTTTGGAGTTTCTGCTGACCAAGAAG ATTTGAAACAGTTGATTCCTTCATCAGATTCAACATTGGAGAAAGCTAATGTATATTATGATTATACTAGAAAG GTGTCGGCTGATGAGAAAACTGAGCATGCTACAAGATTCATGACCAAATTCGAGGAAGCCCATGCTACAATAAAGGAAGCTGATTTTATGTTGAATGCTTTGGTGGAGGCTAATGAGAATGCAATGCAGTTGACTGGTGTTTGGAAACACACAGGTGAGGAATTGATGATAGAGCGAGCAAATTTGATAAAAGAAGTTGAACATTTGAAATCTACAATACTTGTGAAAGAAAACGAGAACAAATTACTTCATGATGAAGCGAATTGTAGTTTGGTAGAGATTGCAAGTTCATTGTCTTCGCTTGAAGAATGTTATATGCAATTGAAAAATGATGAGGAGAAACTAACAGCAACATACTCAGATGTATTTTCTATGGGAATGGAAATGCTACAGTTCATAAGCAACTCAAGATCATTTCTAGAAGATATATGCCTTGAGATTGTGGGGAAGAATTTTGCTGCTTTTATCCTATACCAATGTTCTGTTGGAGGGCTAATCAGCAAAATCCGTTCTTCAAATGTAGAAACTGATACTGGCCGATTCACTCACGAAGAAAGCAATGCGGTAGTGAACAAGCTGCAAAGTATTTGTTCCAATGATGGCGATAAGACTATAATTACTAGTAATAAGCTTGTTGCTGAAGGGACTCAGAAAGAAGTAAAGAGCAGCATGGAAGGCAATGATATGTGCTCATCTAATGATTATATGATAaatgagaatttagcactcaaGAAAGAATTGGAACGGAAAGAAGTTGTACTGGAGGGTTTGCTATTTGATTTTAGTTTGTTGCAGGAATTAACATCAGACAAAAAGGATATCAAGGAAGAATCTGAGAAAATTGTTTGTTCTTTAAGTCAAGTTCAACTTGAGCTAGAGGCTAAGTCAAGACAACTTGATGAGTTGTTGGTGCAACATAAAAAACTTGAAGGTCGTCTCATTGATACCGAAGAGGCTCTTGTTTTGTCGGATTCTAATCTTGCTGACGCTAATGGCACAATTGATATCTTATCGGATCAAAATGCTGAGTTGAAGATGATTCTAAAAGAACTTTATCTCAAAAAATCCGAGGTTGAAGGACAACTGGAAGAACAGAAAGAGATAGTTAGTAGTTTGGAAGAGGAGCTGCTTCAGCTCACTTCTTCAATAGACAGAAGAATTGAAGATAATCTAAGAAGGGTCACTAGTGAGAAAGACCAACTTCAAGACGAAGTTCAATCCTTGAATGATAAACTAGAGATGGCCTATGCATTAGTTGATGAAAAAGAAGCTATAATAGTTGAAGCTCGCCAG GTGTCTGAAGCATGTAAGATATATGCTGAACAGAAGGAAGACGAGGTTAAAATTTTAGAACGTTCTATTGAGGAGCTTGAGTCTACCATAAATGTACTTGAAAAGAAG GTGTTTGAGATGGATGATGAGGTAGAACAGCATCGGTTGAGCAGAGACTCATTGGAATTGGAACTCAATGCTCTAAAGCAGAGATTGCTAACAGTGGAAAACTTAACAGAAGATTTGGATTCAGAAAACTTGAATGTTGAACATTCTGAAAATCAGATATATAG GCAACTGCATAATAAAGCCTTGGAACTTCACCAAGCTCAAAGTCGAATAAAGCTTCTTGAAGAGGAAAGAGATGAACAAGATAAAGAG ATCAACCAATACAAGGAGTATATCACTGAACTCATGTTGCATGCAGACGCCCAAGCTTCTCAATACCAACAAAAG TATAAGACACTGGAGGCCATGGTTCGTGAAGTAAAAATAGATTCAACAAGTTCAACATCTACAGTTCCAACATTGAACAAAGCAGATAAAAGCTCAGTAAGAACAAGGGGCTCAAGCTCACCATTCAAATGCATTTCTAGCATCGTTCAACAAATGAGTGTGGAGAGGGATCAGGAATTGTCATCAGCCAGGTTCCGTATTGAGGAGCTAGAGGCAATTGCTGCTAGTCGACAGAAAGAG GTGTGTATGCTGAATACTAGACTCGCCGCAGCAGAAAGCATGACACATGATGTGATTCGTGATTTGCTTGGTGTGAAATTGGACATGAATAACTTTGCA aatttgATGGACCATTACCAAATTAAGAAGCTTGTGGAGGATGTCCATCAGCAAACCGAAGACTTTCAAGAAAAGGAGGAAGAACTTGCCCGCTTAAGGAAACAAATTAAAGATTTAAATGACGAAAGAGAAAG CTGCATACTggaaatgaatatgaaggaaGACAATTTACTTAATGCCCAAATAACTGCTGAACAACTACAAGAACGACAGAGCTTTCTTTCTAAGGAGAATGAGATGCTGAAG AGGGACAAGGCCAAACTGAAGGAAAAGATTACAGAACTGGATGAAATGGTGAAGACACTTCTTGGAACAAAATCTAAACAAGAGCCAACTCACTCTCACCAAACTTCATTGACCAAG CAGAAGAAATTGAAATCGGTTGTTGATGATGGTGGTGATTTTAGCAAGAGGCTTGAACAGTCTGAGAAGCTTCTTTCTCGCGTAAATGGTGAACTTGCTCAGTACTATAAATCTCATGGCGAAGGAACAAGTAACAACAG gAAGAAGAATCAAGTTGGTTGA